The Toxorhynchites rutilus septentrionalis strain SRP chromosome 3, ASM2978413v1, whole genome shotgun sequence genome includes a region encoding these proteins:
- the LOC129774541 gene encoding zinc finger matrin-type protein 5 isoform X5, with translation MGKKYYCDYCHKHIQRDPNIVRRHNEGIPHGRNKAAYYERFKDTSQVLREIATKKPCRTLLTSQECSFGAACRYSHYRPDEIVQIKQRAASIEYQKSKRTDELVGKLIATESTAKKFVDKLAENRAKECSECKQFWTYPEELKERNVPPSLQEIDVYKIDLGNFAQWG, from the exons ATGGGCAAGAAATATTACTGTGATTACTGTCACAAACATATTCAACGTGATCCGAATATTGTTAGAAGGCACAACGAGGGAATTCCACACGGGCGCAACAAGGCAGCATACTACGAAAGGTTCAAAG ATACAAGCCAGGTATTGCGGGAAATAGCCACAAAGAAACCATGTCGAACGTTGCTCACCTCCCAAGAATGCTCATTTGGAGCTGCATGTCGTTACAGTCACTACCGGCCAGACGAAATAGTGCAAATTAAACAACGCG CTGCTTCGATCGAATACCAGAAGAGTAAACGAACTGATGAGCTCGTTGGAAAGTTGATTGCCACTGAGTCCACGGCCAAGAAATTCGTCGACAAGCTTGCTGAGAATCGCGCGAAAGAATGCTCTGAGTGTAAACAATTTTGGACATATCCTGAGGAATTGAAGGAAAGAAATGTGCCTCCATCGTTGCAGGAAATCGATGTCTATAAAATCGACTTAGGCAATTTTGCCCAATGGGGGTGA